In Paralcaligenes sp. KSB-10, the following are encoded in one genomic region:
- a CDS encoding amidohydrolase → MTLSTTLGSNPAFAVDTHAHVYNLTRYPIHESSGFSILANETGTAEQYAAVLDAHRISHAVLINPLGGYGIDNRNMLDVIASSNGRFKGIAVVPHDISEAQLDTMVQTGVVGIRFNLSFPASPAIKGAGGARLLSLAEERGLIVQVHYHDEAHLLEANDILKACQAPIVIDHCGRPVLDRGINQAGFQALLELGRSHNAIIKLSALFRCSRQGWPYLDTDRYVEKLIDAFSVERCIWGSDWPFLRAGTRIDYGPELSGLSRWLSDVEDRRKVLWKNPFRIFGFQGE, encoded by the coding sequence ATGACTCTATCAACGACCCTGGGCAGTAATCCAGCATTTGCGGTAGATACGCACGCTCATGTTTATAACCTGACAAGGTATCCCATTCATGAGAGCAGCGGTTTTTCGATACTAGCCAATGAAACAGGTACGGCCGAACAGTACGCTGCAGTACTGGATGCGCACAGGATTAGCCATGCGGTATTAATCAATCCGCTTGGTGGATACGGCATCGACAACCGCAACATGCTGGATGTGATTGCGTCTTCCAACGGACGTTTCAAGGGTATAGCTGTTGTCCCTCATGATATCTCCGAGGCGCAGCTCGACACCATGGTTCAAACAGGCGTAGTCGGAATCCGCTTCAATTTGAGCTTTCCTGCCAGCCCTGCAATTAAAGGCGCTGGCGGAGCACGACTTTTATCGCTTGCAGAAGAACGCGGTCTTATTGTCCAGGTTCATTATCACGATGAAGCTCATCTCCTGGAAGCAAACGATATTTTGAAAGCCTGTCAGGCGCCGATCGTCATTGACCACTGTGGTCGTCCTGTACTGGATCGTGGCATCAATCAAGCAGGATTTCAGGCTCTTCTGGAACTGGGCCGCTCGCACAATGCCATTATCAAGCTCTCTGCGCTTTTCCGCTGCTCCAGGCAGGGATGGCCCTATCTCGATACGGATCGCTATGTCGAAAAGCTCATTGATGCCTTTTCGGTAGAGCGTTGTATTTGGGGATCGGACTGGCCGTTTCTTCGCGCGGGAACTCGCATAGACTATGGTCCAGAACTATCGGGACTTTCCCGCTGGCTTTCCGACGTTGAGGATCGACGAAAAGTATTGTGGAAAAATCCTTTTCGAATTTTTGGCTTCCAAGGAGAATAG
- a CDS encoding HpcH/HpaI aldolase/citrate lyase family protein, with protein sequence MKLSKPSPNITHLGTFVKTNSVHVIEILGLSSLDFGVLDAEHAPLDRSALDLLMLAGRAANWPLIVRIPDTASSTILSVLDIGAAGLLVPHVDSAQQARAVVAKVRYRGGERGFSSSPRAARYGTLGMKECLSAAEGSLVVAQIESETAVDSVEDILTVDGIDGIFIGRADLALSFGLDNLHHARVSQATEHAINSARSAGKIAGIAVGNVIERDAFAEMGANWIVVGSDQSLLRQAAQAAATPSRVV encoded by the coding sequence ATGAAATTGTCTAAACCTTCGCCCAATATTACGCATCTTGGGACGTTCGTCAAAACCAATTCAGTGCATGTCATTGAGATTCTGGGGCTTAGTTCGCTGGATTTCGGTGTGCTGGATGCCGAGCATGCTCCGCTGGACCGATCAGCGCTCGACTTACTTATGCTTGCCGGCAGGGCGGCTAATTGGCCGTTGATCGTGCGCATTCCTGACACGGCTTCATCAACCATTCTTTCCGTGCTTGATATTGGAGCCGCTGGATTGCTCGTACCGCATGTAGATAGCGCGCAGCAGGCGCGCGCTGTGGTGGCGAAGGTTCGGTACCGTGGAGGGGAGCGCGGCTTTTCAAGCTCGCCGCGTGCCGCCCGTTACGGAACGCTTGGTATGAAAGAGTGCCTAAGTGCTGCCGAAGGAAGCTTGGTCGTGGCTCAGATAGAAAGTGAAACGGCAGTCGACTCAGTTGAAGATATATTGACCGTTGACGGCATTGATGGAATTTTCATAGGCAGGGCGGATCTTGCCTTGTCGTTCGGGCTTGATAACCTACACCACGCACGAGTCTCGCAAGCGACCGAGCATGCTATCAACAGTGCACGATCAGCAGGCAAGATTGCAGGTATCGCTGTTGGTAATGTTATCGAACGCGATGCATTTGCCGAGATGGGGGCTAACTGGATCGTAGTGGGATCGGATCAATCATTGCTGCGCCAGGCAGCTCAAGCTGCAGCGACGCCGTCCCGTGTCGTGTAA
- a CDS encoding DNA-binding transcriptional regulator — MEPLKILRNIFNLEVALGTSQSVRSVARAIGILQAMNRQAVSTVEMLYVQTDLPKPTIVRLLRTLEDLKLVRHAPQHGAYYLTSEVRSLSAGYHSEPKIVEAAMSLMDAMTLKVKWPMAIAVFDDNAVVVRYSTIPLSPLALLHSSINMRLSLASRALGRVYLAFCDKSEQEIILDALALSVDPEDAPAHDRVAFRELLDDIHRTGYATRNRAVRPMSQTIAVPIIIRNRIVAAVGLTFFSSILTEKKAVATYLPGLEELARNVGIRWQELDNAGQNAAPSFADMGVRRKKNEQIRNMRILPSDL; from the coding sequence TTGGAACCTCTGAAAATACTGCGTAATATCTTTAACCTGGAAGTTGCTTTGGGCACATCTCAATCCGTTCGCTCCGTCGCGCGAGCTATTGGCATATTACAGGCAATGAACCGTCAGGCCGTTTCGACTGTAGAGATGTTGTATGTCCAGACTGATCTCCCCAAACCAACAATCGTGCGTTTGCTGCGAACTCTCGAGGACCTGAAGCTAGTGCGCCATGCGCCACAGCATGGGGCCTATTATCTGACGTCAGAAGTTCGGTCGCTATCTGCGGGCTATCACAGCGAACCCAAAATTGTGGAGGCCGCCATGTCGCTGATGGACGCAATGACATTAAAGGTTAAATGGCCGATGGCGATCGCTGTTTTTGACGACAACGCTGTTGTGGTTCGGTACAGTACAATCCCGCTATCCCCGCTTGCGCTGCTGCATTCCTCCATCAATATGCGCCTGAGCTTGGCCAGCCGCGCTTTAGGGCGTGTATACCTGGCGTTTTGCGATAAAAGCGAACAGGAAATCATACTTGATGCGCTGGCTCTTTCGGTTGACCCCGAAGATGCACCAGCTCACGACCGGGTGGCGTTTCGCGAGTTACTGGACGATATACACCGTACGGGCTATGCAACAAGAAATCGGGCGGTTCGCCCGATGTCACAAACTATTGCGGTCCCTATAATAATTAGAAATCGGATTGTGGCGGCAGTAGGCCTTACTTTTTTTTCGTCGATACTGACCGAGAAGAAAGCGGTAGCTACTTATCTGCCTGGTCTGGAGGAACTTGCACGCAATGTTGGTATTCGCTGGCAGGAGTTGGATAATGCGGGGCAGAACGCTGCGCCTTCTTTTGCAGACATGGGCGTACGACGAAAAAAAAACGAGCAAATCCGCAACATGCGCATTCTACCGTCCGATCTATAA
- a CDS encoding tripartite tricarboxylate transporter substrate binding protein yields MHVKKIIYYFASTLLACISLSLPVHAQDIYPTKQIRMVMCCVGAIDAVARAIANEMSKELGQSVVVEPKPGAGGGIATNYVAKSKNDGYTILVGTNATHAANQSLYLDLPYDYIKDFSPIGGIGAGVMVLLVPATSPIHSVAELTARAKREPGKLTYGWAGTTPRIAMALYSQLAHIRLMEIPYKTNPQATTDLIGGQFDTMFADLNTSAPLVKAGKLRALAVSGPRRAQVLPDVPTMQEAGVANYSLTWWVGMWAPAGTPRSAVGRLNAALTKAIASERLAKLFRNTGADPMPMSPDDLMKFQIAENKKWAKIVKNAGITPQ; encoded by the coding sequence ATGCATGTTAAAAAAATCATCTATTACTTTGCCAGCACCCTACTTGCCTGCATTAGCCTCTCGCTACCAGTTCATGCACAAGATATATATCCCACTAAGCAGATTCGCATGGTGATGTGTTGTGTTGGAGCAATTGATGCAGTAGCGCGAGCGATCGCCAATGAAATGTCCAAAGAACTCGGACAATCTGTCGTCGTGGAACCCAAACCGGGTGCTGGGGGCGGGATTGCGACCAATTATGTCGCCAAGTCTAAAAATGATGGTTACACGATCCTAGTAGGAACCAACGCGACTCATGCAGCGAATCAAAGCCTATATCTGGACCTTCCATACGATTACATCAAGGACTTTTCTCCCATTGGTGGGATCGGCGCAGGCGTCATGGTGCTGCTCGTGCCGGCAACCTCACCGATCCACTCTGTAGCGGAGCTTACTGCACGGGCAAAACGGGAGCCTGGGAAGCTTACTTATGGTTGGGCCGGGACAACTCCGCGTATTGCCATGGCACTCTACAGTCAACTCGCCCACATCCGGCTTATGGAGATTCCGTACAAAACTAACCCCCAGGCAACTACCGACCTCATTGGCGGGCAATTCGACACGATGTTTGCCGACTTGAATACATCTGCGCCATTGGTGAAAGCCGGTAAATTGCGGGCTCTCGCGGTCTCTGGCCCCAGGCGTGCGCAAGTGCTGCCAGACGTTCCTACCATGCAAGAGGCTGGGGTGGCTAACTATAGCTTGACTTGGTGGGTTGGGATGTGGGCCCCAGCGGGGACACCACGGTCGGCCGTGGGGCGCCTCAATGCTGCGCTCACCAAGGCAATTGCCTCCGAGCGACTTGCAAAATTGTTTCGCAACACTGGCGCCGATCCAATGCCAATGTCTCCCGACGACCTAATGAAGTTTCAGATCGCTGAAAACAAGAAGTGGGCAAAAATCGTCAAAAATGCTGGAATCACTCCTCAGTGA
- a CDS encoding flavin reductase family protein — translation MFFDLRKSTLIKPSILNAIVAPRPIAWVSSSSAGGGVNLAPFSYFTLLTNSPPTVIFSCVNPTDRREKDTLQNIRSSKEYVINMVSRDFLEAMHSTSRPAPYGTNEFDMINLRSTHSENVKAPRVEGTPAALECKLLKLVRIRPEHHDDLGCTAVIGRIVGLYVARHLLDSDGRFRSIEAGLVARLGGNLYSELGEITELASVARSE, via the coding sequence ATGTTTTTCGATCTTAGAAAGTCGACATTGATAAAACCTTCGATTCTCAACGCGATCGTGGCGCCACGCCCGATCGCGTGGGTAAGTTCATCAAGCGCGGGAGGCGGCGTCAATCTGGCTCCGTTTTCGTACTTCACTCTCCTCACCAATAGCCCTCCCACCGTGATTTTTTCTTGTGTGAATCCGACGGATCGACGGGAAAAGGACACTCTTCAAAACATACGAAGTTCTAAAGAGTATGTGATCAATATGGTCTCCAGGGATTTTCTCGAGGCCATGCATTCCACTTCAAGGCCAGCCCCGTATGGAACCAACGAGTTCGACATGATCAACCTCCGGTCAACGCACAGCGAAAATGTTAAAGCACCTCGCGTTGAGGGGACTCCAGCAGCCCTCGAATGCAAGTTACTTAAACTGGTCAGGATACGACCCGAGCACCACGATGATCTAGGTTGCACAGCAGTAATCGGTCGAATCGTTGGGCTCTATGTCGCGCGGCACTTGCTCGACAGTGATGGACGTTTTCGGTCGATTGAAGCGGGATTGGTAGCGAGACTTGGAGGAAACCTGTATTCGGAGCTCGGCGAAATTACGGAGCTCGCTTCGGTCGCGCGGAGCGAGTGA
- a CDS encoding LysR substrate-binding domain-containing protein, protein MELKQLHYFVRVVELGSMGRAALELNVTTSTLSQQISRLESELSTRLLQRLSTGVVPTGAGIEFWQHAQAVLRQVKIASSAAQAGRLSGKVSVGMAPTTALMLALPLLRAMQQRYPKIHLHIVEGLSGHLTALLDSRRLDLTMRFDMGEDHRMSVTPLLKEYLFVIGMNNLSGMPKGKSTRLEHLGKLPLILPSGRHTLVSIIMNAFKRKNIMPNVVAEIDGLNTLIGAVQAGMGATIHPSSATSFIHNENIVLIPIADKSLHRCSILTSQPDEELSPAALATRVVLKDVAHGLIKNGLWEGASILGPER, encoded by the coding sequence ATGGAATTAAAACAGCTGCATTATTTTGTGCGAGTAGTAGAACTGGGCAGTATGGGCCGGGCGGCCCTTGAACTGAACGTCACGACCTCGACATTGAGCCAGCAAATCAGCCGCCTCGAAAGCGAGCTTTCCACACGCCTGCTTCAACGCCTATCGACAGGCGTCGTACCGACCGGAGCCGGAATCGAATTCTGGCAGCACGCCCAGGCCGTGCTGCGCCAGGTAAAAATCGCATCCAGCGCGGCCCAGGCAGGACGCCTGTCCGGAAAAGTCAGCGTGGGAATGGCGCCCACCACGGCATTGATGCTGGCCCTTCCCCTCTTGAGAGCCATGCAACAGCGCTATCCCAAAATACATCTGCATATCGTCGAAGGATTATCGGGGCATCTGACAGCCCTGCTGGACTCCAGACGGCTGGACTTGACCATGCGATTCGATATGGGCGAGGATCACCGGATGAGTGTCACTCCGCTATTGAAGGAATATCTCTTTGTCATCGGCATGAATAATCTGTCCGGCATGCCCAAGGGCAAAAGCACCCGCCTGGAGCATTTGGGCAAATTGCCCCTTATACTGCCTAGCGGCCGCCACACCCTGGTGAGCATCATCATGAATGCCTTCAAGCGGAAAAACATCATGCCCAATGTCGTGGCGGAAATCGACGGGCTCAATACGCTCATAGGCGCGGTGCAGGCCGGCATGGGAGCCACCATACACCCCAGTTCGGCGACCTCGTTCATTCATAACGAAAATATCGTATTGATTCCCATCGCCGACAAGTCGCTGCACCGGTGCAGCATCCTGACCAGCCAGCCAGACGAAGAACTGTCCCCCGCCGCCCTGGCAACACGCGTCGTGCTTAAAGATGTAGCGCACGGCTTGATTAAAAATGGCTTATGGGAAGGGGCGTCGATACTAGGGCCCGAGAGGTAA
- a CDS encoding class II aldolase/adducin family protein, protein MENNQLKISSMKDKCSTEEWQMRVDLAACYRLVELYGMSDMVANHISASVPGEKNAFLINAYGMMYEEITASSLIKVDLSGKILAKPDFGELDYGINKAGYVIHSAIHEARHDVACVIHIHSWPTMAVSALECGLLPISQTAMRFLKIGYHSYMGVVLDEAEKESLVKDLGQNEALILRNHGALTVGKSIGEAFNWLHRLELSCRAQLAAMACNTPLRQVDQKTLEETWNNYQPGTRRPYGLMEWPALLRKLDRLDPSYKT, encoded by the coding sequence ATGGAAAATAACCAGTTGAAAATATCTTCAATGAAAGACAAGTGCTCGACCGAAGAATGGCAAATGCGCGTGGATCTGGCGGCATGCTATCGCCTGGTCGAGCTGTATGGCATGTCGGATATGGTGGCGAATCATATATCCGCGAGCGTACCGGGCGAAAAGAATGCGTTTCTGATCAATGCCTACGGCATGATGTACGAAGAAATCACAGCGTCCAGCCTGATCAAAGTGGATCTCAGCGGCAAAATACTGGCGAAACCCGACTTCGGCGAGCTTGACTACGGCATCAACAAGGCCGGCTACGTCATTCATAGCGCTATTCACGAGGCGCGGCACGATGTTGCATGCGTAATTCATATCCACAGCTGGCCGACCATGGCTGTTTCGGCTCTGGAATGCGGCCTTTTACCGATCAGCCAGACGGCGATGCGGTTTTTGAAGATCGGCTACCACAGCTATATGGGTGTGGTTCTGGATGAGGCCGAAAAGGAATCCCTGGTGAAGGATCTGGGGCAAAACGAAGCTCTGATCCTGAGAAATCATGGGGCTTTGACGGTAGGCAAAAGCATAGGCGAGGCATTCAACTGGCTGCACAGGCTCGAGTTGTCGTGCCGTGCCCAACTGGCGGCGATGGCTTGCAACACACCGCTGCGGCAGGTGGATCAAAAAACGCTGGAAGAAACGTGGAACAACTATCAGCCCGGGACGCGCCGCCCCTACGGATTGATGGAATGGCCGGCTTTGCTCAGAAAGCTGGACAGGCTGGACCCCTCTTACAAGACCTGA
- a CDS encoding tripartite tricarboxylate transporter substrate binding protein — protein MFTNKAIKLSIISCAVAACGSAFAAYPDKNITLIVPFAPGGNLDITARAIAPALQKALGASVIVENKPGAGGAIGAGFVSRSNPDGYTLLVTTPNAIAVTPYMTKTPYTLANFRSLGLVASTPLIIDVNGKSKFQTIQSLLKYACANPGKVTVGHSGIGTTNYIGLIRLEDASHCKFSAIPYKGSGPALVDLLGNQIDVVVDQLSSSAGQLQSGNLKALAVMTAQKVPSLPNVPTLEESGVKGLDASTSTGLLVPKDTPTEVVEVLNKALQKVAQDKSVQNILGKVGSTSMSSTPEKFMGMINDENKIAAKLSAEGKLQK, from the coding sequence ATGTTTACTAACAAAGCAATAAAGCTATCGATTATTTCTTGTGCTGTGGCCGCATGCGGTTCGGCCTTCGCTGCTTATCCGGATAAAAACATAACGTTGATCGTGCCTTTTGCGCCTGGTGGCAACCTCGATATTACGGCGCGAGCTATCGCTCCGGCCCTGCAGAAGGCTTTGGGTGCCTCGGTTATCGTGGAAAACAAGCCGGGTGCGGGGGGGGCCATCGGTGCGGGATTCGTCTCGCGTTCGAACCCGGACGGCTACACATTGCTTGTGACAACGCCCAACGCCATAGCGGTAACACCGTATATGACCAAGACGCCTTATACGCTGGCGAATTTCCGGTCCTTGGGGCTGGTTGCGTCGACCCCTTTGATTATCGATGTCAATGGCAAAAGTAAATTTCAGACCATCCAGTCGCTTCTGAAATATGCGTGCGCCAATCCCGGCAAGGTCACTGTAGGCCATTCGGGTATCGGTACGACCAACTACATAGGCCTGATCCGCCTTGAGGACGCCTCGCATTGCAAGTTTTCAGCTATTCCCTACAAGGGATCGGGCCCGGCCCTGGTGGACTTGCTGGGCAATCAGATCGATGTGGTGGTCGATCAGCTCAGCAGCTCCGCTGGACAATTGCAGTCGGGTAACCTGAAAGCGCTGGCCGTCATGACTGCCCAGAAAGTGCCTTCGCTGCCCAATGTTCCGACCCTTGAAGAGTCGGGCGTGAAAGGCCTGGACGCATCTACCAGCACGGGCCTGCTCGTTCCCAAGGATACGCCCACCGAAGTTGTCGAGGTGCTGAACAAAGCCTTGCAGAAGGTTGCCCAGGACAAGTCCGTGCAGAACATCCTGGGGAAAGTGGGGAGTACCTCCATGTCGTCCACACCCGAGAAATTCATGGGCATGATCAATGACGAAAACAAAATTGCGGCCAAGCTGAGCGCCGAAGGCAAGTTACAGAAATAA
- a CDS encoding amidohydrolase: MSNPCCPPLDTFQKVGFNIPENACDSHAHIFGPYAQYPLADERSYTPAENDAERFIWHLNRLGLQRGVLVTASACGTDNSSVLDALGKYPDRLRGVAVCDQGIGLPVLKAWREAGIRGLRFNLYKLNGQAVYKNGVGLQALEALAPLLRDLDMHAQIWVHAPDLPELAPRLAKLKVPLVVDHMGRMNVALGIDNPGFGKLCAMLADGSVWTKISGADRNSNKKGHYDDIDAFAERILKANPDHVVWGTDWPHINYFNEADVPDDGVLLNTLRRWVADEQSLKKVLVDNPANLYGFGA, from the coding sequence ATGTCGAATCCCTGTTGTCCTCCTCTTGATACGTTTCAAAAGGTCGGTTTTAATATTCCCGAGAATGCGTGCGATTCCCATGCACATATATTCGGCCCGTATGCACAATATCCGCTGGCCGATGAGCGCAGCTACACTCCCGCGGAAAATGATGCAGAGCGGTTTATATGGCACCTGAACCGGCTGGGTCTTCAGCGGGGTGTTCTTGTGACGGCCAGCGCCTGCGGCACCGACAACAGCTCGGTTCTGGATGCGCTCGGCAAATATCCCGACAGGTTAAGAGGCGTTGCCGTATGCGATCAGGGTATCGGCTTGCCGGTCTTGAAAGCATGGCGCGAAGCGGGCATCAGGGGCCTGAGATTCAATCTGTACAAGCTCAATGGCCAGGCGGTATACAAGAATGGAGTGGGTTTGCAGGCTTTGGAAGCCCTGGCGCCTTTGCTGCGCGACCTGGACATGCATGCGCAGATCTGGGTCCATGCCCCCGACTTGCCCGAGCTGGCTCCGCGCCTTGCGAAACTGAAGGTGCCATTGGTTGTGGACCATATGGGACGCATGAATGTCGCCCTGGGCATTGACAATCCCGGCTTTGGAAAGCTGTGCGCCATGCTGGCCGACGGTTCGGTCTGGACAAAAATTTCCGGAGCGGATCGGAACAGCAATAAAAAAGGCCATTACGACGATATCGACGCTTTTGCGGAAAGAATATTGAAGGCCAATCCGGATCATGTGGTGTGGGGCACAGACTGGCCTCATATCAATTATTTCAACGAGGCCGATGTACCCGACGATGGCGTATTGCTCAATACCTTGAGGCGCTGGGTTGCCGATGAACAAAGCCTGAAAAAGGTACTGGTCGATAATCCCGCGAATCTGTATGGGTTTGGGGCTTAG
- a CDS encoding TrkH family potassium uptake protein: MRNWQPLHGYKTYRRIRKTGLFNASPPIVLAAGFLILIVLGAFMLWLPVSTRQPISFFTALFTATSAVTVTGLNLVDPGSTFTHTGQIIIALLIQIGGLGFVTLAVVAALTLGKKISIKQQALALEAFNQTSVSKIRQTAYSVFKISAIIEIAGVIILTLRWWPESGFVSALYSALFHAVSAFNNAGFSLYSANMAGFVADPIVILTMSALIILGGIGFTVLSDINAKRSWSKLRPYTKVMILATLVLNLVGFVLIWALELNNADTLGHLSFSGQALAAWFQSVTTRTAGFNSLDIAKLTDTSTLLMILLMFIGGGSLSTASGIKVGTFVVLLAAAYSYIFRRKEIVLLKRSISPEIIQKSLALLLISTALAFAGVFLISIFDKAPFLSIVFEVVSALSTVGLTRDLTPHLSAASQAILIVLMYAGRLGPLTLVYSIATQTRSRIRYPETEMQVG; the protein is encoded by the coding sequence ATGCGCAACTGGCAACCCCTGCACGGCTACAAGACTTACAGACGGATCCGGAAAACCGGCCTGTTCAACGCAAGCCCGCCCATCGTCCTGGCTGCCGGCTTTCTCATTTTAATTGTGCTGGGGGCCTTCATGCTGTGGCTGCCGGTTTCCACACGCCAGCCCATCAGTTTTTTCACCGCCCTGTTCACGGCCACCTCGGCTGTAACCGTAACCGGCCTGAACCTTGTCGACCCCGGCAGCACATTCACTCACACCGGGCAAATCATCATTGCCCTGCTAATCCAGATCGGCGGCCTGGGTTTTGTCACTCTGGCCGTGGTCGCGGCATTGACCCTGGGCAAGAAAATCAGCATAAAGCAGCAGGCATTGGCGCTGGAAGCCTTCAACCAGACCAGTGTGTCGAAAATCCGGCAAACCGCCTATTCGGTGTTCAAAATTTCAGCCATCATCGAAATAGCCGGTGTCATCATCCTGACCTTGCGATGGTGGCCCGAATCGGGTTTTGTGTCCGCCTTGTACAGTGCCCTGTTCCACGCTGTATCCGCATTCAACAATGCCGGTTTTTCACTCTATTCGGCCAATATGGCGGGCTTCGTCGCCGACCCCATCGTTATTCTCACGATGTCCGCACTGATTATCCTCGGCGGAATCGGCTTTACCGTTTTGAGCGATATCAACGCCAAGCGCAGTTGGTCCAAGCTGCGCCCCTACACAAAAGTAATGATTCTTGCCACGCTGGTTCTCAATCTGGTGGGCTTTGTCCTCATCTGGGCGCTGGAATTGAACAACGCCGATACGCTCGGGCATTTGTCGTTTTCGGGCCAGGCCCTGGCTGCCTGGTTCCAGAGCGTTACGACCCGCACGGCCGGTTTCAACAGTCTTGATATCGCCAAGCTGACCGACACCAGTACCCTGCTCATGATATTGCTGATGTTCATAGGCGGCGGCTCGCTCAGCACGGCCAGCGGCATCAAGGTGGGAACCTTCGTTGTGCTGCTTGCGGCCGCTTATTCGTATATTTTCCGCCGCAAGGAAATCGTGCTGCTGAAACGATCGATTTCTCCCGAAATCATCCAGAAATCCCTGGCTTTGCTGCTGATCAGCACCGCGCTTGCCTTTGCCGGCGTTTTCCTGATTTCCATCTTCGACAAGGCGCCATTCCTGAGCATAGTATTCGAAGTGGTTTCAGCCCTGAGCACCGTCGGCCTGACCCGCGACCTGACTCCGCATCTATCGGCCGCCAGCCAGGCTATTCTTATTGTGCTGATGTACGCCGGCCGCCTGGGGCCTCTTACTCTGGTGTACAGCATTGCGACACAAACGCGCAGCCGGATCCGCTACCCCGAAACGGAAATGCAAGTCGGCTAA
- a CDS encoding TrkA family potassium uptake protein: MGQFAVIGLGRFGSATSLELVKLGHSVLGVDANNKVVDKLADQITRAVIADVTDKHSLEELGLENYDVVLVAIGEDLEASLLCVVHLKSLGIKTIWVKATSHAQHLILAKLGVERIVHPEEEMGIRIAQALSYPMVNDYISLGNGEFVVEIEASEHLQGVPLSHFLGSGSNPIHVLLVKRRAEITFHPAATFALEAKDTLIMTGQLQALKALAPRLE, from the coding sequence ATGGGACAATTTGCCGTTATCGGCCTGGGCCGCTTCGGTTCGGCCACCTCGCTCGAACTGGTAAAACTCGGACATTCCGTGCTGGGCGTGGACGCCAATAACAAGGTCGTCGACAAACTCGCAGACCAGATCACCCGCGCGGTCATTGCCGATGTCACCGACAAACACTCCCTGGAAGAGCTGGGCCTGGAAAACTACGATGTCGTACTTGTCGCCATCGGCGAAGACCTCGAGGCCAGCCTGCTTTGCGTCGTGCATCTGAAAAGCCTGGGCATCAAGACCATCTGGGTCAAGGCCACCTCGCATGCCCAGCACCTGATTCTCGCCAAGCTGGGCGTGGAACGTATCGTGCATCCCGAAGAAGAAATGGGAATCCGCATTGCCCAGGCCCTCAGCTACCCCATGGTCAACGACTATATTTCGCTGGGCAATGGCGAGTTCGTCGTTGAAATCGAGGCCAGCGAGCATTTGCAAGGCGTGCCGCTAAGCCATTTCCTGGGAAGCGGTTCAAACCCCATCCATGTCCTGCTCGTGAAACGGCGGGCTGAAATTACGTTCCATCCGGCCGCCACCTTCGCGCTCGAAGCCAAAGATACCCTGATCATGACCGGCCAGCTGCAGGCACTGAAAGCCCTCGCCCCCAGGCTGGAATAA